In Gossypium arboreum isolate Shixiya-1 chromosome 3, ASM2569848v2, whole genome shotgun sequence, the sequence TACAACACTGACTGTAAGAGAAGCTGTTTACTACTCAGCTCAGCTTCAGTTACCGGATACAATGGACAATTCAGAAAAGAAGGAGAGAGCCGAAACGACGATCAGAGAAATGGGTTTGCAAGACGCCATGGATACTCGGATTGATGGGTGGGGTGCTAAAGGACTAAGCGGTGGCCAAAAGAGGAGAGTTAGTatttgcattgaaatattaacaCGCCCTAAGCTTTTGTTCTTGGATGAACCAACTAGTGGGCTTGACAGTGCGGCTTCATATTATGTGATGAGCAGAATCGCAAGCCTGAATCAGAAAGACAATATTGGAAGAACAATCATTGCATCCATCCATCAGCCTAGCACTGAAGTGTTTCAACTATTCACCAATCTTTACCTTTTATCTGCAGGCAAAACTGTGTATTTTGGTCCTGTTTCTGCTGCAAATGAAGTATGTTCTTTTTAACtagtataacatatatataaagaGAGAGTTGGCAAAACAAACTAACCTATCTTATTTTCTAAAATATGTAGTTTTTTGCTTTAAATGGATTCCCTTGCCCAACTCTCCAGAATCCATCTGATCACTTCCTCAAAACCATCAATAAGGATTTTGACAAGGTATGATGGTCAAGACCGTGAGCCCAATATGGGTTGGTAACTAGTCTACAAATATTTCCCAATGTACATCAAGTATCCTGTATGATGTTTTGTTCTTTTAAACAGGATATTGAGCTAGGGTTTGCTAATGGAATCCCCACACAGGAAGTTATTGATATCCTGGTGAAGTCATATAAGTCTTCAGATATATACCAAATGGTTCAGAAAGAGATTGCTCAGATTTGTAAAAAGGTTAGTCAGGTTTATAACAGCTCATTATTTTTTTCTCTGAACAGAATCTAAAATagataatccaaaaggcattaaaCATATTGGATGTTGGATTTTCATGTCAGGGTGGTGGAGCATTGGAGAAAAATAAAAGGCAGTCTGGGTTCTTCACCCAATGCCATGTCCTCACCAGAAGATCTTTCACTAACATGTCTCGTGACCTTGGCTACTATTGGTTGCGTCTAGGTATCTATATGTCATTATCTATTGTCATTGGCACTGTATTTAGCCACATCGGGATGGGCTATGGATCAATCCAGGTTCGTAAATGAATACATAATATTGATTGATTGATTTCAACACTGCAAGTGATCATATGGCAATAATATTTAagggtctttttttttttcaggCTAGAGGTTCATTGATGATGTTTGTGGCATCATTTCTAACCTTCATGGCCATTGGTGGATTCCCTTCTTTTGTAGAGGAAATGAAGGTATTCGAACGTGAAAGACTAAATGGACACTACGGTGTCACTCCCTTTGTCATCGGAAATACGTTATCTGCTCTGCCATTCTTGGCACTGGTCGCACTTATTCCAGGCGCAATTACATATTTCCTTCCAGGACTTCACCATGGATATCAACATTTCTTGTTCTTCGTCATCATAATATTCGCTTGCATGATGTTGGTGGAGAGTTTAATGATGATTGTGGCAAGTGTGGTACCCAATTTCCTGATGGGAATCATAG encodes:
- the LOC108475608 gene encoding ABC transporter G family member 1-like; protein product: MAASFRKSEPVQGRSQTHATFEVENLNPTPGSNNGCRSNRFMEDGVLLTWDDLWVTVAGGRPILQGLTGYARPGELLAIMGPSGCGKSTLLDTLAGRQGPKTSQAGHILINGRKQALAYGTSAYVTQDDALITTLTVREAVYYSAQLQLPDTMDNSEKKERAETTIREMGLQDAMDTRIDGWGAKGLSGGQKRRVSICIEILTRPKLLFLDEPTSGLDSAASYYVMSRIASLNQKDNIGRTIIASIHQPSTEVFQLFTNLYLLSAGKTVYFGPVSAANEFFALNGFPCPTLQNPSDHFLKTINKDFDKDIELGFANGIPTQEVIDILVKSYKSSDIYQMVQKEIAQICKKGGGALEKNKRQSGFFTQCHVLTRRSFTNMSRDLGYYWLRLGIYMSLSIVIGTVFSHIGMGYGSIQARGSLMMFVASFLTFMAIGGFPSFVEEMKVFERERLNGHYGVTPFVIGNTLSALPFLALVALIPGAITYFLPGLHHGYQHFLFFVIIIFACMMLVESLMMIVASVVPNFLMGIIVGAGIQGLMMLVGGFFRLPNDLPKPLLKYPFYHIAFHKYAYQGLFKNEFLGLTFPNVEAGNGGPPTITGEEILKQNWHFETAYSKWVDLSILFAMVVFYRVLFLIIIKTTEKVKPVMVKFMSAIRKERTQVTVNPSATPSATPSCADKGRWL